Within Anopheles ziemanni chromosome 2, idAnoZiCoDA_A2_x.2, whole genome shotgun sequence, the genomic segment CTCAATCAGCAGGAGCAAGTGACGTGTTTTACGCTGGCTCACCGAGTGCTCCAGGTTTATGCCGTTTCCGTTCGCATCCCGCTCCTCGCCCCCCATGACCTCCATGTCGATGATCTTACGTGGCGCCGTCACGCTGCCGCACTGCAGCTTTCCTAGCGAGTTCTCAAACTGCAATGGCGTATACATGCGAACGCTCTCCTTCCCATCGCCGCCATTCGAGCAACCCCCAGCAGTGGACTTGGATTCAGAACTTTTCCTCTCGCGCACGTGCAACATACCGGCGCTCTTCGCCATCGAGgacatcagcagcagctgcgCGTGGCCCGTCGGTTGGGTGAACGGATGGTTCAGCTGGTTATCCTTGTAGGCTCGATTGGCGGCATGGCTTTCACCCTTAAGCGCTGCCAGGCGCTCCTTAAACACGGTGAAATAGTAATCGCTAAAGTATGGCCAGTCTGAATTAAGCTGCGTCAGTTGGATTCCAATCAGCCACTGCTTTTCTCGATTGCTCATCAGGTTGGCATACTCGTCGTGGTCAACGCCAGAATCCACCCTATGAGGCATTCCATTGCTGTTCCGAtattgctgctgatgatgatgcataTACTGACCAGCATGGTGTTTTTGAGTATGTGAGTTGTTATTGCTTCCGTTACTATTGCCATTAAAGGTACCggccagctgctgctgctgtcggtTGAACGCCAGCAAAGGATGATTTTGCTGAATCTCCTGCACCAAGCGTTGATTGAACTGATTGTTTTGCATACTGCTTGCGTTTGGTTGCAGCAGAAAGGGTGACGGTGCTACCGGGTGACGCTGCTGGCCGAGGGAAGGGATCGGTCCCGATCCGGCTAGCAGACCGTGTAGTCCGTGCGACCCAAGAGCTGCGTGTGGAAAGGCTGGGTGCATAGCAAGATTGTTTATGGGGCCCGGAAACTGTCCAGCGGCAGATAACAGTCCATAGGGATGCGGCACCATACCCAAGGGAACACGACCCGTCTGTGTGAGCAAATGTGCAGCGGAATGACTATGCCCcggaacggaaggaaatagGGCGCTTCTGGTGGACAGAAGTTGTGGCGGGTTAAGCATTGGAGGAGGGATGACTGAACCTAATGGATTCATCACGGAAGGAAGTACCCCAACGCCGTGCTGCATTTTGAGTGGTCCATCCTTCGGTATTGGCTGAGTCTCGCGGGATTTCGCAGCatgtgtttgttggtgtttCCGTTGATTCCGCAAAAcagcctgctgctgctgtgcaaATAGTTTATGTTGCTGTTGtagtttctgctgctgctgctgctgctgttgctgttgtcgcTGCTGATGCAATAATTTTTGCTGATGTTCTTTTAACTTCTGTCGTTGCTGTTGAATTATGTTTCTTTCAATATCCTCGACCGACAGCATTTTCATTGGTGGTGTGACGAGACCCGGTGGAAATCCTCCATTCGCCATTCCTGACGATACCAGTGGCTGACCGGGAGTAGGAGAACTGTTTTGAAATGCTGATGAAACGCTCGGATGAATTGCAGCAGTTTGCGGAAACCCTGCCGCAACCGGCTGATGATGCAGATGGTGCGTCGCCACCATCAACGGACTGTCCCAAATACTCGGATCGAGACGTAGCTTACTCGCAAACTCGTCGCCGAAGCTCTGCGCCCCAACACTGCTGCGACCGCTCTCGTCATTGGTGTCGTAAAAGTTAAACTTCAGATCCAGATCGTAATCGTCGAACAGCAGTGGCTGGCTGTGGCCATCGTCAAGCTCGCTGCTCATCGCGTCATCCTCCCCCTTCGCACCCGTCTCCAAGCGGACCAGATTCTCGTGTATATGCTCCCAATCGCCCTTGTCCGCCGCCCCGAACGTTTCGTCATTGAGTGCATCGTACTCCTCCTCGTCGGATTCCTCCTCCTTGAAGTAGCAcgatgaagaacgggaccgcTTTCCATCGCCTGCATCGACGTCTTCCTTGTTGTTTACCACCGAAAAGGTGGTATCAAACCCGAAAAAAGAATCCATTCTTCCGGGAACAGCTGAACGAAACGGAACTCATCCATCAAACTTTCATGATCCACTGATTACATTCCGACTCGCATCTTTGGCCCAAGGTATTTATCCACGTTTACCGACATCCGCAGCACATGCACATAAGCTAGGGTAACACaataaacttatttttataAGGTTTTGAAGCGATTACAGCACGTTTCACAGTGAAAAATCAACTCGTGATAGGGGTACAAGTTAGAATCAAAAATCGTATCTTCTATCGAACCAACACATGACAAGTAACTGAAGAAACATTGTCAAATCGATCTAACTTGCACTTTTCCCCTCCTCCATTGGAGTATTGAATCGTTCACTTTAAACATAGACAATGTTTTGCCGGCAACAATCATATGGCGGCAAGAATTCCTTCAAATTAATGCGCCTTGCGTACGATGCCTTTTCTTCTCAAATATTAGGAAGGGAACAGTTACAATTGCTAACTTACTTCCAAGTAATAGCCGCAGTGGTCTACGTACGTTCGTTCCTTTCGTTGCCAAAAGTTCTACTATGTGTGTCTATTCAGGAAATTTCATGACCTTTCATGTAAATCAAGTCGGTAAGAAACCTACCAAATACACCCATTATAAATCTTTCATAGAATGATCTTTCAACCATCATGTAAATCTATTACTATTGTAAATGCACTTACTTTCTCGAATAATCCAAAACAGTAGCTGTTCAGCAATGGTAGACAATGAAACGGGTATTTCTCACTCCAACATCAAACACACTTCCGCGTACGAAACAATCAGTACTGTTTGAAGAAGCAGCTTTGAACTTGTCTAATGCCGGGAACTATTTGAAAGCATTTTGAAATAAgctctgtttttttaaataaaagacaAATGTAATCAGTACACAAACAATAAACGACCTGCTCTTCACGAAGAACAGCTAAGAACTGCTGTTTATCAGGTAAATGTTGCAACACAGATGATTTGACAACTGTCATCCGTTAATTGTTTATAAATACCGATTGATCAGTACAGTTTACACAACGTTTCGAAACCGGCTgcttttgataaaaatttagaaaatcaatggcataataaaaaattgaacaagttttatttgttataaCGATTCGCTATGTAGACTATATTTCTAAAAAAGTACACGGATCATATGATGATGACGAAATCAATctgaaataaaacgaaatacTAAATTTCAGATTAAATTTTGTGTTTAGCATACCCTCTTACCTAGCAAGCAAATTACGGTACACTTTTGTTGGTACCACACATAGCGTGACTGTACTCATGTTGGCGCATATAACGGCTTCAATATCCGTATCATTCATGCCAGCAACGACCTCTCCATTCACTTCTACAATTTGAAGTTTTCTCT encodes:
- the LOC131293396 gene encoding uncharacterized protein LOC131293396; amino-acid sequence: MDSFFGFDTTFSVVNNKEDVDAGDGKRSRSSSCYFKEEESDEEEYDALNDETFGAADKGDWEHIHENLVRLETGAKGEDDAMSSELDDGHSQPLLFDDYDLDLKFNFYDTNDESGRSSVGAQSFGDEFASKLRLDPSIWDSPLMVATHHLHHQPVAAGFPQTAAIHPSVSSAFQNSSPTPGQPLVSSGMANGGFPPGLVTPPMKMLSVEDIERNIIQQQRQKLKEHQQKLLHQQRQQQQQQQQQQKLQQQHKLFAQQQQAVLRNQRKHQQTHAAKSRETQPIPKDGPLKMQHGVGVLPSVMNPLGSVIPPPMLNPPQLLSTRSALFPSVPGHSHSAAHLLTQTGRVPLGMVPHPYGLLSAAGQFPGPINNLAMHPAFPHAALGSHGLHGLLAGSGPIPSLGQQRHPVAPSPFLLQPNASSMQNNQFNQRLVQEIQQNHPLLAFNRQQQQLYMHHHQQQYRNSNGMPHRVDSGVDHDEYANLMSNREKQWLIGIQLTQLNSDWPYFSDYYFTVFKERLAALKGESHAANRAYKDNQLNHPFTQPTGHAQLLLMSSMAKSAGMLHVRERKSSESKSTAGGCSNGGDGKESVRMYTPLQFENSLGKLQCGSVTAPRKIIDMEVMGGEERDANGNGINLEHSVSQRKTRHLLLLIETLYRIVLKLEDLLNPTAIEAFMLLREKRLRERHHQSVDGGDRGRGTLAELPEHTETYDELVAALIGSLSQDKTTSILGVRKGKILLRRSLAVLRNHPFRWTLWAMIFNAIPLLQRKDRDDVDGVLFSLYTEFERHVQRGTVADLLRLSKSFGPPSGGDAVTQYLTTNKLLLSAVITIIFQMEILYGKHPRPIDTEEDVSSWLAFLLHANRMVCNRAIPKTNGGSAPAHSCIRISPDNNIVRTLRVHFDRFSDRAIGSDLLNFITDNGNDGN